The following proteins are encoded in a genomic region of Hemiscyllium ocellatum isolate sHemOce1 chromosome 23, sHemOce1.pat.X.cur, whole genome shotgun sequence:
- the kiss2 gene encoding kisspeptin 2, with product MTRFLLFVVVIVNCHNAHLGKPISSEKFGSVDSVFPARQPQFSRNSPALVRNLNSQNSPEQSSLCYFLQESDLESQISCKLRFTRSKFNFNPFGLRFGKRGEAGSVNWKPLTVNGNKLPYLWRHKVPT from the exons ATGACTAGGTTTCTGCTGTTCGTGGTTGTTATAGTAAATTGCCACAATGCACACTTGGGGAAACCGATCTCCAGCGAGAAATTCGGATCTGTGG ATTCGGTGTTCCCGGCCCGCCAGCCTCAATTTTCCCGGAACTCGCCTGCCTTGGTTCGGAATTTAAACTCCCAGAACTCACCCGAACAGTCCAGCCTCTGCTACTTCCTGCAGGAGAGTGACCTGGAGAGTCAGATCTCCTGCAAACTCCGGTTCACCAGGAGCAAGTTTAACTTCAACCCTTTCGGACTCCGGTTCGGGAAGAGGGGTGAGGCCGGCTCGGTGAACTGGAAGCCCCTGACTGTCAATGGCAACAAGCTGCCTTATCTTTGGAGACATAAAGTCCCGACATGA